In Oncorhynchus nerka isolate Pitt River linkage group LG21, Oner_Uvic_2.0, whole genome shotgun sequence, the following are encoded in one genomic region:
- the ppan gene encoding suppressor of SWI4 1 homolog, which translates to MGKSKTKNQKKSRLSANHVAEEVFGAVPHSFVFHRGQVGKNVGQLVEDMRRVMEPFTAESLKVRKKNVLKDFVAVAGPLGVTHFMIFTKTPSSVNMRLARLPKGPMLHFRVTKYSLIKDVVSSLKRHRMHEQQFTHHALLVLNNFGSEGMHVKLMATMFQNMFPSINVHKVALNAIKRCVLVNYDPVSQEIEFRHYSLKVVPVGMSRGVKKLMQEKFPNMSKFEDISELLMKGANLSESEAEQDGDHNITELPQIYSGRGNMASQQSAVRLTEIGPRITMQLVKIEEGMGEGNILYHAVIAKTEEELQEILVRKEAQMKEKQERKKKQEQDVAQKKALREENKKRSMAGIKRKRQEEEEHDPEVEDPGNQDNRPPVVESDDEAEYYRQAVGEEPDEDMFPAAKRRQRPERPSGGPFKKRKPFSGDDRKNKYGSKSPHRSGPGGKPRDRMEGDRKEGKKFGDGGKSFGKMSPGGKRFAGKKFGDGGKQLGGKKFGDRDKRFGGKSERGKKFGGDGGSKFKGKPRPGGFKKGPGGAKGGFKQRKGKS; encoded by the exons ATGGGGAAGTCCAAG ACCAAAAACCAGAAGAAGTCACGTTTGAGTGCGAACCATGTGGCGGAAGAGGTGTTCGGTGCGGTCCCTCACTCCTTCGTGTTTCACCGTGGCCAAGTCGGCAAGAATGTCGGTCAGCTAGTTGAGGACATGCGGCGGGTCATGGAGCCCTTCACTGCAGAATCCCTTAAG GTGAGGAAGAAGAATGTGCTGAAGGACTTTGTGGCTGTAGCAGGGCCACTGGGAGTGACACACTTCATGATCTTCACCAAGACTCCCAGTAGTGTCAACATG AGGCTTGCTCGGCTGCCCAAAGGCCCTATGCTCCATTTCCGGGTGACCAAA TACTCCCTTATTAAAGATGTGGTCTCGTCACTGAAGAGGCACAGAATGCATGAACAGCAGTTCACACATCATGCACTGCTGGTCCTCAATAACTTTGGCTCGGAGGGCATGCATGTCAAACTTATGGCCACCATGTTCCAAAACATGTTCCCTTCCATCAATGTGCACAAG GTAGCCCTCAACGCCATAAAGAGATGTGTTTTGGTGAACTACGATCCAGTGTCTCAAGAAATTGAATTTCGCCATTA CAGCCTGAAAGTAGTCCCTGTGGGCATGAGTAGAGGAGTGAAGAAGCTGATGCAGGAAAAGTTCCCCAACATGAGCAAGTTTGAGGACATCAGTGAGCTGCTGATGAA AGGTGCTAATCTTTCAGAAAGTGAAGCAGAGCAAGATGGAGATCACAACATAACGGAACTGCCACAGATCTACTCCGGGCGTGGTAACATGGCGTCTCAACAGAGCGCTGTGAGACTGACTGAG ATTGGCCCACGCATCACCATGCAGCTGGTGAAGATCGAGgagggaatgggagaggggaACATACTCTACCATGCAGTCA TCGCCAAGACTGAGGAAGAGCTTCAGGAGATCCTGGTCCGAAAAGAGGCGCAGATGAAAGAAAAGCAGGAACGGAAGAAAAAACAAGAGCAGGATGTTGCCCAAAAGAAAGCGTTACGGGAGGAGAACAA GAAAAGAAGCATGGCAGGCATCAAGAGGAAGCgccaggaggaggaagagcatgACCCTGAAGTGGAGGATCCTGGGAACCAGGATAACAGGCCTCCGGTTGTTGAATCTGACGACGAGGCAGAGTACTACAGACAGGCTGTAGGGGAGGAGCCAGATGAAG aTATGTTCCCTGCAGCCAAGAGGAGGCAAAGGCCTGAAAGGCCCTCAGGAGGACCCTTCAAGAAGAGGAAACCGTTCTCTGGTGACGACAGAAAAAACAAATATGGTTCCAAGTCACCTCATAGGTCTGGTCCAGGAGGGAAACCCAGAGACCGAATGGAGGGTGAcaggaaagagggaaagaaattTGGGGATGGGGGCAAATCTTTTGGAAAGATGTCACCTGGGGGCAAGAGGTTTGCAGGAAAGAAATTTGGGGATGGGGGCAAACAGTTGGGAGGGAAGAAATTTGGTGATAGGGATAAAAGATTTGGAGGAAAGTCTGAGCGGGGAAAGAAATTTGGGGGTGATGGGGGTTCTAAGTTTAAGGGCAAACCTCGTCCTGGTGGTTTCAAGAAGGGTCCGGGAGGGGCGAAGGGGGGCTTCAAACAGAGGAAGGGGAAGAGCTGA
- the LOC115104252 gene encoding P2Y purinoceptor 11-like, with amino-acid sequence MMDHNSSCHGDKFQVQLLPSVYGVEFCVALVGNLFALRLLSTRDRNSWHTGVVLSCNLAISDLLYVLTLPLLIVYYMQDKNWLFGVAVCKIERFLFTCNLYVSIYFIMCISVNRYVAIVYPFFSRNHVNPAKAKAASVAIWIFVTAISSPVLKFASTCPEGSNKTCCVSYSYCTISDAVAYTHLFYKFFLSVVGCFIPFLVTFASYCAVLRVVWRNVNITSLEKRKVALMVFAVVVLYAISFVPYHLLQSYYFYQKVHKRGSVCDWVYKAYQVSKGLATLNMCIHPLLYMAVFDNIRVACCGRSSADMAMNNT; translated from the coding sequence ATGATGGATCACAACTCTTCTTGTCATGGTGACAAGTTCCAAGTGCAATTATTGCCTTCAGTGTACGGTGTTGAGTTCTGCGTGGCGTTGGTTGGTAACCTGTTTGCCCTGAGACTCCTGTCTACCAGGGATAGGAACAGCTGGCACACTGGTGTGGTGCTGTCCTGTAACCTGGCCATCAGTGACCTGCTCTATGTCCTCACCCTGCCCCTGCTCATAGTCTACTACATGCAGGACAAGAACTGGCTGTTTGGGGTGGCGGTCTGTAAGATAGAACGCTTCCTCTTCACCTGCAATCTATATGTTAGCATCTACTTCATCATGTGTATCAGTGTGAACCGCTATGTGGCCATTGTGTATCCCTTCTTCAGCCGGAACCATGTGAACCCCGCCAAAGCCAAGGCTGCTAGTGTCGCCATCTGGATCTTTGTGACCgccatctcctctcctgtgttgaaGTTTGCCTCCACATGTCCAGAGGGAAGCAACAAAACCTGTTGTGTATCCTACTCCTATTGCACCATCAGTGATGCAGTTGCATACACTCACTTGTTTTACAAATTCTTTCTGTCTGTGGTTGGGTGTTTTATTCCCTTCCTGGTCACATTTGCATCATACTGCGCAGTGTTGAGGGTGGTGTGGAGGAATGTGAATATAACCTCCCTGGAGAAACGGAAGGTGGCCCTGATGGTGTTTGCAGTGGTTGTGCTGTATGCCATTTCCTTTGTGCCTTATCACCTCCTCCAGAGCTACTATTTCTACCAGAAGGTTCACAAACGTGGCTCGGTCTGCGACTGGGTGTACAAGGCCTACCAAGTGTCCAAGGGACTGGCTACACTGAACATGTGCATCCATCCACTGCTCTACATGGCTGTGTTTGATAACATCAGAGTGGCCTGCTGTGGAAGGAGCTCAGCTGATATGGCAATGAATAATACATGA